From Geomonas agri, one genomic window encodes:
- the ndk gene encoding nucleoside-diphosphate kinase, producing the protein MERTFAIIKPDAVERNVTGKVLAMIEAGGFKIVGMKKILLSRAQAEGFYYVHKERPFFGDLCTFMSRGPVIALVLEKENAIADWRGLMGATNPANAEAGTIRKELGVSIEENTVHGSDSPESASYEIPYFFNQLELV; encoded by the coding sequence ATGGAAAGAACATTTGCCATCATAAAGCCTGATGCAGTTGAGAGGAACGTCACCGGCAAGGTGCTTGCCATGATCGAGGCCGGCGGCTTCAAGATCGTCGGCATGAAGAAGATCCTTCTCTCCAGGGCACAGGCAGAGGGCTTCTACTACGTGCACAAAGAGCGTCCGTTCTTCGGCGACCTCTGCACCTTCATGTCCCGCGGCCCGGTCATCGCGCTGGTGCTGGAGAAGGAAAACGCCATCGCCGACTGGCGCGGCCTGATGGGCGCCACCAACCCGGCTAACGCCGAGGCAGGCACCATCCGCAAGGAACTGGGCGTGAGCATCGAGGAGAACACCGTACACGGTTCCGACTCCCCGGAGTCCGCTTCCTACGAGATCCCCTACTTCTTCAATCAGCTGGAACTGGTTTAA
- the amrA gene encoding AmmeMemoRadiSam system protein A codes for MNDTLNSADKKLLLDLAREAITATVQTGKLKMQQVTDDKLSLPHGCFVTIKKQGALRGCIGNFNSDKPLYQLVQEMAASAATRDPRFYPMKEADLADFELEISVLSPLSKISSPEEVEVGKHGLYLEKNFSRGVLLPQVAVEHHWDRETFLNQTALKAGLKKDDWKEGADLYVFSAEVFGEQQ; via the coding sequence GTGAACGATACGCTCAATTCCGCAGACAAAAAACTTCTTCTGGACCTGGCCCGGGAGGCGATCACTGCCACGGTCCAGACCGGCAAACTGAAGATGCAGCAAGTGACCGACGACAAGCTCTCCTTGCCACACGGGTGCTTTGTCACCATCAAGAAGCAGGGGGCGCTCCGGGGGTGCATCGGCAACTTCAACTCGGACAAGCCGCTCTACCAGCTGGTGCAGGAGATGGCCGCCTCCGCCGCGACCAGGGACCCGCGTTTCTACCCGATGAAAGAGGCCGACCTGGCCGACTTCGAACTGGAGATATCCGTGCTGTCCCCCCTGAGCAAGATCTCTTCCCCGGAAGAGGTGGAAGTGGGCAAGCACGGCCTGTACCTGGAGAAGAACTTCTCGCGCGGGGTCCTGCTCCCCCAGGTCGCCGTGGAGCACCACTGGGACCGGGAGACCTTCCTGAACCAGACCGCGCTGAAGGCCGGCCTCAAGAAGGACGACTGGAAGGAAGGCGCCGACCTGTATGTCTTCAGCGCCGAGGTATTCGGCGAACAGCAGTAG
- a CDS encoding citrate (Si)-synthase, with protein sequence MTQLKEKLFEKIQAHRPRITRLTKEFGSVIIDKVDIGQCIGGARDIRSLVTDISYLDPQEGIRFRGKTIPETFEALPKAAGSEYPTVESFWYFLLTGEVPSLEQVAAVEAEFKTRQVVPEYVYTAVRALPKESHPMVMLSVGIMAMQKDSKFAAFYSGGKFNKMDAWEYVYEDASDIVARIPVLAAFIYNLKYRGDKQIAIDPKLDMGANFAHMIGQSEQYKDVARMYFILHSDHESGNVSAHTTHLVHSALSDPYYAYSAGLNGLAGPLHGLANQEVLGWIMEFQKKLNGAEPTKENVTKALWDTLNAGQVVPGYGHAVLRKTDPRYTAQREFCLKTPGLKDDPLFKLVAMIFETAPGVLTEHGKTKNPWPNVDAQSGVIQWYYGLKEWDFYTVLFGVGRALGCMANITWDRGLGYAIERPKSVTTDMLEKWAAEGGRKM encoded by the coding sequence ATGACGCAATTGAAAGAGAAGTTGTTTGAGAAGATCCAGGCCCACCGTCCCCGCATCACCAGACTGACCAAGGAGTTCGGCTCCGTGATCATCGACAAGGTGGACATCGGTCAGTGCATCGGCGGCGCCCGCGACATCAGGTCGCTCGTCACCGACATCTCCTATCTTGATCCGCAGGAAGGTATCCGCTTCCGTGGCAAGACCATCCCGGAGACCTTCGAGGCCCTGCCGAAAGCAGCCGGCTCCGAGTATCCGACCGTCGAGTCCTTCTGGTACTTCCTGCTGACCGGTGAGGTTCCGTCCCTCGAGCAGGTTGCTGCCGTCGAGGCAGAGTTCAAGACCCGTCAGGTCGTGCCCGAGTACGTGTACACCGCCGTGCGCGCTCTCCCGAAAGAGAGCCACCCGATGGTCATGCTTTCCGTCGGCATCATGGCTATGCAGAAAGACTCCAAGTTCGCTGCTTTCTACAGCGGCGGCAAGTTCAACAAGATGGACGCCTGGGAGTACGTGTACGAGGATGCCAGCGACATCGTCGCCCGTATCCCGGTTCTCGCCGCATTCATCTACAACCTGAAGTATCGCGGTGACAAGCAGATCGCCATCGATCCGAAACTCGACATGGGCGCGAACTTCGCCCACATGATCGGGCAGAGCGAGCAGTACAAGGACGTGGCCAGGATGTACTTCATCCTCCACTCCGACCACGAGTCCGGCAACGTTTCGGCCCACACCACCCACCTGGTGCACTCGGCCCTCTCCGACCCGTACTACGCGTACTCCGCAGGCCTCAACGGACTGGCAGGCCCGCTGCACGGCCTGGCTAACCAGGAAGTTCTCGGCTGGATCATGGAGTTCCAGAAGAAGCTCAACGGCGCCGAGCCGACCAAAGAGAACGTCACCAAGGCTCTCTGGGATACCCTCAACGCAGGCCAGGTTGTTCCGGGCTACGGCCACGCCGTTCTCAGGAAGACCGACCCGCGCTACACCGCACAGCGCGAGTTCTGCCTCAAGACCCCGGGCCTCAAGGACGATCCGCTGTTCAAGCTGGTCGCCATGATCTTCGAGACCGCCCCGGGCGTCCTCACCGAGCACGGCAAGACCAAGAACCCCTGGCCGAACGTCGACGCACAGTCCGGCGTCATCCAGTGGTACTACGGCCTCAAGGAGTGGGACTTCTACACCGTTCTCTTCGGTGTGGGCCGCGCTCTGGGCTGCATGGCTAACATCACTTGGGACCGCGGCCTTGGCTACGCCATCGAGCGTCCGAAGTCCGTCACCACCGACATGCTCGAGAAGTGGGCTGCCGAGGGCGGCAGGAAGATGTAA
- a CDS encoding DUF502 domain-containing protein has translation MDNIIKHFKGKFITGLFVVVPLGITIFILKFLFNFADGILGSYLDSLLAALINDHSYIPGLGMLTGMVVIYLSGVLATNVMGTRILRWWDDLFSRIPLVKSIYNSSKQLTQVFKEGKTSYRRAVFVEWPRTGVRAVGFVTAEVERDGEKLVVVYVPTMPNPTSGFALFFRESEVYDCGMTVEDAVKFVVSGGVVVH, from the coding sequence GTGGACAACATCATCAAGCATTTCAAGGGGAAATTCATCACCGGCCTGTTCGTGGTGGTACCCCTGGGCATCACCATATTCATCCTGAAGTTCCTGTTCAACTTCGCCGACGGCATCCTGGGGAGCTACCTGGATTCGCTGCTGGCCGCGCTGATCAACGACCACTCTTATATTCCCGGCCTGGGGATGCTGACCGGCATGGTCGTGATCTACCTGTCCGGGGTCCTGGCGACCAACGTGATGGGGACCAGGATTCTCAGGTGGTGGGACGACCTGTTCTCCCGCATCCCCCTGGTGAAGTCGATCTACAACTCCAGCAAGCAGTTGACCCAGGTCTTCAAGGAGGGGAAGACCTCCTACCGCAGGGCCGTCTTCGTCGAGTGGCCGCGCACCGGCGTCCGCGCCGTCGGCTTCGTCACGGCCGAGGTGGAGCGCGACGGCGAGAAGCTGGTGGTTGTTTACGTTCCCACCATGCCCAATCCCACCTCAGGCTTTGCCCTTTTCTTCAGGGAGTCCGAAGTGTACGACTGCGGCATGACAGTGGAAGATGCGGTGAAGTTCGTGGTTTCAGGCGGCGTGGTGGTCCACTAG
- a CDS encoding M24 family metallopeptidase encodes MRLTPKNELEYRYRKLQVEMVAASMDAVLMVQNADLFYFTGTVQTGVLYVPASGRPLYLVRRDFMRARMESGLADVVPLPSLNQLAGLITEHGHPLPQRLGLELDVLPVNLYHRYFSLFPNTQALDASPAIRRVRMTKSHYEIHILQDAGTQADKMYRRAVEVVREGMSEVELASELERVGRQEGHQGYVRMRAFNGELSGVQVLSGADGAAPACTNTALGGMGLTPAFGHGASYNRIRRDEPIIVDFASCYDGYLADQTRVFAIGSVSERMRRGYDDMLRIEDLMMERAVEGASWGGIYDACLDLARRMGYAEHFMGTPGSQISFIGHGLGIEIDEYPFIAKGFSDETLQVGMAFAFEPKLVFPGEGAVGIENSFYLSEQGLKRLTFSSQELVLL; translated from the coding sequence ATGCGGCTTACGCCGAAGAACGAACTGGAATACCGCTACAGGAAACTGCAAGTCGAGATGGTGGCCGCGAGCATGGACGCGGTCCTCATGGTGCAAAACGCCGACCTGTTTTATTTCACCGGAACCGTGCAGACCGGTGTGCTCTACGTTCCCGCCTCGGGGCGTCCGCTGTACCTCGTGCGCCGCGACTTCATGCGCGCGCGCATGGAGAGCGGGCTCGCCGACGTGGTACCGCTCCCTTCCCTGAACCAGTTGGCCGGACTGATCACCGAGCACGGCCACCCGCTGCCGCAACGCCTCGGCCTCGAGCTGGACGTCCTGCCGGTCAACCTCTACCATAGGTACTTCTCCCTCTTTCCCAACACCCAGGCGCTGGACGCCTCGCCCGCCATCAGGCGGGTGCGCATGACCAAAAGCCACTACGAGATCCACATCCTCCAGGATGCCGGCACCCAGGCCGACAAGATGTACCGGCGCGCCGTCGAGGTGGTACGTGAGGGGATGAGCGAAGTCGAGCTCGCTTCCGAACTGGAACGCGTTGGGCGCCAGGAGGGGCACCAGGGGTACGTCCGGATGCGCGCCTTCAACGGCGAGCTCTCCGGTGTCCAGGTCCTCTCCGGTGCCGACGGTGCCGCTCCCGCCTGCACCAACACGGCCCTGGGCGGCATGGGGCTCACCCCCGCCTTCGGGCACGGTGCCAGCTACAACAGGATCCGGCGCGACGAACCGATCATCGTCGACTTTGCCAGCTGCTATGACGGCTACCTGGCGGACCAGACCCGGGTCTTCGCCATCGGCTCGGTGTCCGAGCGCATGCGGCGCGGCTATGACGACATGCTGCGCATCGAGGACCTGATGATGGAGCGTGCCGTCGAGGGGGCGAGCTGGGGGGGGATCTATGACGCCTGTCTGGACCTGGCGCGGCGCATGGGCTACGCGGAGCACTTCATGGGGACTCCGGGCAGCCAGATCTCTTTCATAGGCCATGGTCTGGGCATTGAAATAGACGAATATCCTTTCATAGCGAAAGGGTTCTCCGATGAGACCCTGCAGGTCGGTATGGCCTTTGCCTTCGAGCCGAAACTCGTGTTTCCCGGTGAAGGCGCCGTCGGCATCGAAAATTCATTTTATCTCTCGGAACAAGGACTTAAGCGGCTCACCTTCTCAAGCCAGGAACTGGTACTGCTATAA
- a CDS encoding S41 family peptidase, translated as MLKKAFAITAVAAVLSAIFFLAPLLDKEERARRSEAEYISMFKEVVDIVKESYVDKVDDKKLMTGAINGMLAALDPHSTYLPVTEYSEMKVHMAGAFGGVGIELDMRNGKLMVNAPIEDTPAFRAGILAGDHIFQIDGKPTKDLPINECVSRMRGTPGTQVTLTIVREGAAKPLTFRLTRAIIKTKSLKARLLEPGYGYVRIAEFQERTGEDFDKALKTLAADNGAPLSGLILDLRYNPGGLVDQAYRVADRFIGEGLSNGDIVTTKGRDAASVQTLTATIGEKEPKYPMVVLINGGSASASEIVAGALQDHKRAVIMGTQSFGKGSVQSVMTLNNGDGLKLTTALYYTPSGRSIQAKGITPDIVVDFAKPVAAKKETDPEIREQDLDGHMQGAQETTPGAPETKPVPATKPAAPPTPGHPPLLPKVNGVGKEPSEQELLQRDNQLSRALELIKGVNVLKKGLVR; from the coding sequence ATGTTGAAAAAAGCGTTCGCCATAACCGCTGTCGCCGCCGTCCTCTCCGCCATCTTCTTTCTCGCGCCGCTATTGGACAAGGAAGAACGTGCCCGCAGAAGTGAAGCGGAGTACATTTCCATGTTCAAAGAGGTAGTCGACATCGTCAAGGAAAGCTATGTCGACAAGGTCGACGACAAGAAACTGATGACCGGCGCCATCAACGGGATGCTGGCCGCGCTCGACCCGCACAGCACCTACCTCCCGGTCACGGAATACTCTGAGATGAAGGTCCACATGGCCGGCGCCTTCGGTGGTGTCGGCATCGAGCTGGACATGCGTAACGGCAAGCTGATGGTGAACGCTCCCATCGAGGACACTCCCGCCTTTCGGGCCGGGATACTCGCCGGCGACCACATCTTCCAGATCGACGGCAAGCCGACCAAGGATCTCCCCATCAACGAATGCGTGAGCAGGATGCGCGGCACCCCCGGGACCCAGGTCACCCTCACCATCGTCCGGGAGGGTGCGGCGAAACCGCTTACCTTCCGCCTGACCCGCGCCATCATCAAGACCAAGAGCCTCAAGGCCCGTCTTTTGGAGCCCGGCTACGGCTACGTCCGCATCGCTGAATTCCAGGAGCGGACCGGAGAGGACTTCGACAAGGCACTGAAAACGCTGGCAGCCGACAACGGCGCTCCCCTCTCCGGGCTGATCCTGGACCTGCGTTACAACCCGGGCGGGCTGGTGGACCAGGCCTACCGCGTGGCGGACCGGTTCATAGGCGAAGGGCTCAGCAACGGCGACATCGTCACCACCAAGGGACGCGACGCGGCATCGGTGCAGACCCTGACGGCGACCATTGGCGAGAAAGAACCTAAGTATCCCATGGTGGTACTGATTAACGGTGGCTCTGCCTCCGCCTCCGAGATCGTGGCGGGCGCGCTGCAGGATCACAAGCGTGCGGTGATCATGGGCACCCAGAGCTTCGGTAAGGGGAGCGTGCAATCCGTCATGACTCTCAATAACGGCGACGGTCTGAAACTCACCACCGCCCTTTACTACACCCCCAGTGGCCGCTCCATCCAGGCCAAGGGCATCACCCCGGACATCGTCGTGGACTTCGCCAAACCGGTAGCGGCGAAAAAGGAAACCGATCCGGAAATCCGGGAGCAGGACCTCGATGGACACATGCAGGGAGCGCAGGAAACCACGCCGGGAGCGCCCGAAACAAAGCCTGTACCGGCAACGAAGCCGGCCGCACCGCCCACCCCCGGGCACCCGCCCCTGCTGCCCAAGGTCAACGGCGTCGGCAAGGAACCGAGCGAGCAGGAACTGCTGCAAAGGGACAACCAGCTTTCCCGCGCACTTGAACTCATCAAGGGAGTCAATGTTCTGAAAAAAGGCTTGGTCCGTTGA
- a CDS encoding D-2-hydroxyacid dehydrogenase codes for MKIVVLDGYTLNPGDNSWDAVAAFGELVVHDRTPEELVLERCRGAQIVLTNKTRLGAATLAQLPELRLICVLATGYNVVDLATSAQLGIPVVNVPEYGSDSVAQHTIALLLELTNRVAQYHDAVQRGEWSRSADFTLVAQPLTELKGRSLGIVGLGRIGARVAAIAAALGMEILACNPRSRVAPEGILVQWLELDDLFAQADVVSLHCPLTEANERMVNAGRLRLMRPHALLINTSRGGLVNECDLAEALNAGLIAGAAVDVAAIEPIPAESPLLHAKNCIITPHVAWATLAARRRLMATTSGNIAAFLAGTPQNVVNGVQVV; via the coding sequence GTGAAGATAGTGGTGCTCGACGGTTACACGCTGAACCCCGGTGACAACTCCTGGGACGCGGTGGCCGCTTTCGGGGAACTGGTCGTTCACGACCGTACCCCCGAGGAACTGGTGCTGGAGCGCTGCCGCGGTGCGCAGATCGTGCTCACCAACAAGACCCGCCTTGGTGCCGCCACGCTGGCCCAGCTTCCGGAACTGCGGCTCATCTGCGTGCTGGCCACCGGCTACAACGTGGTCGATCTCGCAACGTCGGCGCAACTGGGAATCCCGGTAGTCAACGTCCCGGAGTACGGCAGCGACTCCGTGGCTCAGCACACCATCGCGCTGCTGCTGGAACTGACCAACCGCGTGGCCCAGTACCACGATGCGGTGCAGCGGGGTGAGTGGAGCCGTTCTGCGGATTTCACTCTGGTGGCGCAGCCGCTCACGGAACTCAAGGGCCGCTCGCTCGGGATCGTCGGGTTGGGCCGGATCGGTGCCCGCGTCGCTGCCATTGCCGCTGCATTGGGGATGGAGATCCTCGCCTGCAACCCGCGCAGCAGGGTGGCCCCGGAAGGAATCTTAGTCCAGTGGTTGGAACTAGATGATCTCTTCGCCCAGGCGGACGTGGTAAGCCTGCACTGCCCGTTGACGGAAGCAAACGAAAGAATGGTCAACGCAGGGAGGCTCCGCCTGATGCGCCCCCATGCGTTGCTCATCAACACCTCGCGCGGCGGGCTGGTCAACGAGTGCGATCTGGCCGAGGCACTTAACGCCGGGCTGATCGCCGGCGCAGCCGTCGACGTCGCTGCGATCGAACCGATTCCGGCCGAAAGTCCGCTGCTGCACGCCAAAAACTGCATCATTACCCCGCACGTTGCCTGGGCCACGCTGGCCGCCCGCCGCCGCCTGATGGCGACGACGTCTGGCAACATTGCAGCTTTCCTCGCAGGTACCCCGCAGAACGTGGTGAACGGGGTGCAGGTGGTCTAA
- the cysE gene encoding serine O-acetyltransferase — MLARLKSDIKAVFDRDPAARSVLEVIFCYPGLHALWFHRVAHWLWKHELFFLGRFTSHLGRFFTGIEIHPGATIGKGFFIDHGMGVVIGETAEIGDNVTLYHGVTLGGVSWEKVKRHPTLMDNVVIGSGAKILGPFTVGKDSKVGSNSVVVKEVPPNSTVVGIPGRVVMATEKPQDRPDLEHGKMPDPEAKAISCLFDQIRELERKYAALAAEHEALKKKIG, encoded by the coding sequence ATGCTTGCAAGACTGAAATCGGACATTAAGGCGGTGTTTGACAGGGATCCGGCAGCAAGAAGCGTGCTGGAGGTGATCTTCTGTTATCCCGGCCTGCACGCGCTCTGGTTCCACCGGGTCGCACACTGGCTTTGGAAGCACGAGCTCTTTTTCCTGGGGCGCTTCACCTCCCACCTCGGCCGCTTCTTCACCGGCATCGAGATTCACCCCGGCGCCACCATCGGCAAGGGCTTCTTCATCGACCACGGCATGGGTGTGGTCATCGGGGAGACCGCCGAGATCGGCGACAACGTTACCCTGTACCACGGGGTCACCCTGGGTGGGGTCAGTTGGGAGAAGGTGAAGCGCCACCCTACCCTGATGGACAACGTGGTCATCGGCTCGGGTGCCAAGATCCTCGGGCCCTTCACCGTGGGCAAGGACAGCAAGGTCGGCTCCAACTCCGTCGTGGTCAAGGAAGTCCCTCCCAACTCGACCGTGGTCGGCATCCCGGGACGCGTCGTGATGGCGACGGAGAAACCGCAGGACCGCCCGGACCTCGAACACGGCAAGATGCCGGACCCGGAAGCGAAGGCGATCTCCTGCCTGTTCGACCAGATCAGGGAATTGGAGAGAAAGTACGCCGCCCTCGCTGCCGAGCACGAGGCACTTAAAAAGAAAATCGGGTAA
- a CDS encoding AMP-binding protein, with translation MSKEINLTVGALLDDIAGKYPDNEALVYVERGLRYTYREFNERCRQVAKGLLRMGVKKGDHLAIWAYNVPEWVTLQFATAKIGAVLVTVNTSYKSAELEYLLKQSDSSVLFLVQGFKDTNYIETLGSVVPELAGSKPGELASVALPCLKHVVFLGEGAPDGMINFEHIIELGAQVSDAELEAVEQTLSIHDVINMQYTSGTTGFPKGVMLTHHNVVNNGFNIGECMRFTEKDRLCIPVPFFHCFGCVLGVMACVTHGTTMVPVEIFDPLKVLQAIEQERCTAVHGVPTMFIAELEHPRFAEFDLTSLRTGIMAGSNCPIEVMRRVIRDMHASEITIAYGQTESSPVITQTRTDDPIELKVATVGRVLPNVELKIVDIETGAELPPGKQGELCTRGYLVMKGYYKMPEETAKAIDADGWLHTGDLAVMDENGYCKITGRIKNMIIRGGENIYPREIEEFLYTHPKISDIQVYGVPDRKYGEQVMAAVVLKQGCEMTEEEVKEFCRGRIANYKIPKYVRFVDSYPMTASGKIQKFKLREMAIRELQLEENV, from the coding sequence ATGTCGAAAGAGATCAATTTGACGGTCGGGGCGCTTTTGGATGACATCGCCGGAAAATATCCCGATAACGAGGCGCTGGTCTACGTGGAGCGCGGGCTGCGCTATACCTATCGCGAGTTCAACGAGCGGTGCCGCCAGGTGGCCAAGGGCCTGTTGCGCATGGGGGTGAAGAAGGGCGATCACCTCGCTATCTGGGCCTATAACGTGCCGGAGTGGGTGACGCTGCAGTTCGCAACGGCCAAAATCGGTGCGGTGCTGGTAACGGTCAACACCAGTTACAAGTCTGCGGAGCTTGAGTACCTTCTCAAGCAGTCCGACTCCAGCGTGCTGTTCCTGGTGCAGGGGTTCAAGGATACTAATTATATTGAGACGCTGGGCAGCGTGGTCCCGGAGCTTGCCGGCAGCAAGCCGGGAGAACTGGCGAGCGTTGCACTCCCCTGCCTCAAGCACGTGGTTTTCCTCGGCGAAGGTGCACCGGACGGGATGATCAACTTCGAGCACATCATCGAACTCGGCGCGCAGGTTTCCGATGCCGAACTGGAGGCGGTCGAGCAGACCCTCTCCATCCACGACGTGATCAACATGCAGTACACTTCGGGAACCACCGGGTTCCCCAAAGGGGTCATGCTGACCCACCACAACGTGGTCAACAACGGCTTCAACATCGGCGAGTGCATGCGCTTCACCGAGAAGGACCGCCTCTGCATCCCGGTTCCCTTCTTCCACTGCTTCGGTTGCGTGCTGGGCGTCATGGCCTGCGTCACCCACGGCACCACCATGGTCCCGGTGGAAATCTTCGACCCGCTCAAGGTGCTGCAGGCCATCGAGCAGGAGCGCTGCACCGCCGTGCACGGCGTCCCGACCATGTTCATCGCCGAACTGGAGCACCCGCGCTTCGCCGAGTTCGACCTTACCTCGCTGCGGACCGGCATCATGGCCGGCTCCAACTGCCCCATCGAGGTGATGCGGCGCGTGATCCGCGACATGCACGCCAGCGAGATCACTATAGCCTACGGCCAGACCGAGTCCTCACCGGTTATCACCCAGACCCGTACCGACGACCCCATCGAGTTGAAGGTCGCCACCGTCGGCCGCGTGCTCCCCAACGTCGAGTTGAAAATCGTCGACATCGAGACCGGCGCGGAACTGCCTCCGGGCAAGCAGGGCGAGCTGTGCACACGCGGCTACCTGGTCATGAAGGGGTACTACAAGATGCCGGAGGAGACCGCCAAGGCGATTGATGCCGACGGCTGGCTCCACACCGGCGACCTCGCCGTCATGGACGAAAACGGCTACTGCAAGATCACCGGCAGGATCAAGAACATGATTATCCGCGGCGGCGAGAACATTTACCCGCGCGAGATCGAGGAGTTCCTCTACACCCACCCGAAGATCTCCGACATCCAGGTTTATGGCGTCCCCGACCGTAAGTACGGTGAGCAGGTAATGGCCGCCGTGGTCCTGAAGCAGGGGTGCGAGATGACCGAGGAGGAGGTCAAGGAGTTCTGCCGCGGCAGGATCGCCAACTACAAGATCCCCAAGTACGTCCGCTTCGTCGACTCCTACCCGATGACCGCCAGCGGGAAAATCCAGAAGTTCAAACTGCGCGAAATGGCGATACGCGAACTGCAGCTGGAAGAAAATGTCTGA
- the miaA gene encoding tRNA (adenosine(37)-N6)-dimethylallyltransferase MiaA, which yields MVTGGSKAPAPPNLLVILGATASGKTRLGVQLAQRLQGEIISADSRQVFRGMDIGTGKDLHEYQGVPYHLIDVAPPGHEFNLFQFQRLFLDSFSDISQRGRLPVLVGGSGMYLDCVLRGYRLVEVPEDPGLREELAALSMAELTERLVRANPGLHNSTDLTDPSRLVRAIEIAEYQGGDAEPWPEMTPFTIGIRWERAQLRERITKRLRERLEAGMIEEVQRLHDAGTGWDRFEFYGLEYRYVARYLKGELSRNDMFQKLNAAIHDFAKKQENWFKRMQTHGTVIHWVEGAGDPLSESLDLLTSFKQG from the coding sequence ATGGTCACGGGCGGCAGCAAGGCGCCCGCCCCCCCCAACCTGTTGGTGATACTGGGGGCCACCGCCTCCGGCAAGACCCGGCTGGGGGTTCAGCTTGCCCAGCGGCTGCAGGGGGAGATCATCTCGGCCGATTCGCGCCAGGTATTCCGCGGCATGGACATCGGCACCGGGAAGGACCTGCACGAGTACCAGGGGGTCCCCTACCACCTGATCGACGTCGCCCCGCCCGGCCACGAGTTCAACCTGTTCCAGTTCCAACGTCTTTTCCTCGATTCCTTCTCCGATATCTCGCAGCGTGGCCGCCTGCCGGTCCTGGTTGGCGGCAGTGGTATGTACCTGGATTGCGTCCTGCGTGGCTATCGACTAGTGGAGGTACCGGAAGATCCGGGGTTGAGGGAGGAGCTTGCCGCTCTCTCGATGGCGGAGCTCACCGAGCGACTGGTCCGCGCCAATCCCGGACTGCACAACAGCACCGACCTCACCGACCCGAGCCGCCTCGTGCGCGCCATCGAAATCGCCGAGTACCAGGGTGGGGACGCAGAGCCCTGGCCGGAGATGACACCGTTCACCATCGGCATCCGCTGGGAGCGCGCACAGCTCAGGGAGCGGATCACCAAGAGGCTTAGGGAGCGGCTCGAGGCGGGGATGATTGAAGAGGTGCAGCGGCTGCACGATGCCGGCACCGGCTGGGACAGGTTCGAGTTCTACGGCCTGGAGTACCGGTACGTCGCGCGCTACCTTAAGGGCGAGCTTTCCAGGAACGACATGTTCCAGAAGCTCAATGCCGCTATCCACGACTTCGCGAAGAAGCAGGAGAACTGGTTCAAGAGGATGCAAACCCATGGCACGGTGATCCACTGGGTGGAGGGTGCGGGAGACCCGCTGTCGGAGTCGCTGGACCTGCTAACATCATTCAAACAGGGATAA